A portion of the Candida dubliniensis CD36 chromosome R, complete sequence genome contains these proteins:
- a CDS encoding oxidoreductase, putative, with product MPFTQFLDNYSDNLVVQYAIIFALLLGVFKLTVFSLKFASLVYDIFLAPPTDFSKYGAASGKWAVVTGASDGIGKEFAFQLAKKGFSIVLVSRTQSKLELIATEIETKYKVNTKIVAFDASTDDEENYLKLEKTVFDLPITVLINNVGQSHSIPVPFLKTEKKELKDIITINTTATLRITQVVAPIIVSTVENPHPKQLRGLILTMGSFGGLLPTPYLATYSGSKSFLQAWSAAVAGELQDDHVDVELVISYLVASAMSKIKRASLTIPNPKQFVTSTLNGVGRRNGAQERFATSTPYWTHALMHFAIDNTVGVYSKIANKLNLQMHQSIRQRALKKAARLAADNEKKD from the coding sequence ATGCCATTTACTCAATTTTTGGATAACTATTCAGATaatcttgttgttcaatATGCTATTATTTTtgcattattattaggGGTCTTCAAATTGACAGTGTTTTCACTCAAATTTGCCTCATTAGTatatgatatttttttggcaCCACCAACTGATTTCTCCAAATACGGTGCTGCCAGTGGGAAATGGGCCGTTGTTACCGGTGCTTCCGATGGAATTGGTAAAGAGTTTGCCTTTCAATTGGCTAAAAAGGGGTTCAGCATTGTTTTAGTTTCAAGAACTCAATCAAAATTAGAATTGATTGCTACAGAAATCGAAACTAAATATAAGGTTAACACCAAGATTGTTGCATTTGATGCTTCtactgatgatgaagagaactatttgaaattggaaaaaacTGTCTTTGACTTACCTATCACAGTATTGATCAATAATGTCGGACAATCACATTCTATTCCAGTTCCATTCTTGAAAActgaaaagaaagaattgaaagacattattaccattaacACCACTGCCACATTAAGAATCACTCAAGTTGTTGCTCCTATTATTGTTTCCACTGTTGAAAACCCACACCCAAAACAGTTGCGTGGATTAATTTTGACTATGGGTTCATTTGGTGGGTTATTACCAACACCATACTTGGCCACGTATTCCGGCTCCAAATCTTTTTTGCAAGCTTGGTCTGCTGCTGTAGCTGGTGAATTACAAGATGACcatgttgatgttgagtTGGTCATTTCCTATTTAGTTGCTTCTGCTATGTCCAAAATCAAGCGTGCTTCCTTGACTATTCCAAACCCTAAACAATTTGTCACTTCCACTTTGAATGGTGTTGGTCGTCGTAACGGTGCTCAGGAAAGATTTGCAACTTCAACTCCTTACTGGACCCATGCTTTGATGCATTTTGCTATCGATAATACTGTTGGtgtttattcaaaaattgcTAATAAATTGAACTTACAAATGCATCAATCTATCCGTCAAAGAGCTCTAAAGAAAGCTGCTAGATTAGCTGCtgataatgaaaagaaGGATTAA
- a CDS encoding alpha-1,2-mannosidase, putative, with protein MNNSILTIIFLISNYFLIVETTAIENLYNYLPLRKKDNTGDNSNDVLKNVDLFYGTSKNGHMFPGITQPFGMAKVGVDVNDPDFGDSYSGYAPNGVITGISMMHESGTGGAPQYGVVCQLPYTDETLTGNQELSLTRTKHDSATIGQYFVDTPNIDIEFTSGERSGLFKYNFHTGDKVNVLVNASHHLSAPKRPQWTQYFVEGSIKTKNKNGYTGHTTIKGGWGDQSDWTIYFCGEFNVDFAEVSSFANGQVSYNTNQANSSKTDDSMGLSFQFNKQDLKNNELISRVGISFISTDKACSNIEDKDYDFDSMVQHNQQQWKDEVFKKFTVEHDNQTVVDEFYTNLYGVHLLPSNRTGENPNWDNQDNIVYYDDFFTIWDTFRTLNPLINIINPTRGSEIVQSLSNIYKNDGYAPDARSANQNGRVQGGTNSDIVIADAYVKKVSHNVDWKLAYASMVKNAEVAPPYWYDSYSPTDSSKQGRGALPDWLKYGYITRNYTRSVSRTVEYAYDDYAVSVLAKDFGSSNDHDKYLKRSANWQNLWNFDASTNHYHYSGFLQPKNADGSFNYTNYDPLNCYGCYWGDDEYEAKPIEYGWSMLYDMETLIEFINHNNDDKNNDTSLVIQRLDDMYLLHGHEKIVDVGNEPSFSTPYLYNFINQQYRSVELVRYIMNTYFKTGENGLPGNSDAGSMQSWVIFAMMGIYPVPATTTYLITSPFVSSLTINLENGTQFKVTANNLSEKNIYVQSLKINGKKWNKNWVDHDTLFGNNGGTIEFELGENPVVWETGERPPSPGHYKL; from the coding sequence aTGAATAACTCCATTCTCACAATTATATTTCTCATATCAAACTATTTCCTAATTGTTGAAACAACAGCGATCGAAAACTTATACAATTATCTACCACTTCGCAAAAAAGATAATACTGGAGATAATTCCAATGACGTTCTCAAAAATGTTGACTTGTTTTATGGTACTAGTAAAAATGGACACATGTTCCCTGGTATAACCCAACCTTTTGGAATGGCCAAAGTGGGAGTTGATGTAAATGATCCTGACTTTGGTGATTCTTATTCTGGATATGCACCTAATGGAGTAATCACGGGGATTTCTATGATGCATGAAAGTGGAACTGGGGGTGCTCCTCAATATGGAGTGGTTTGTCAATTGCCATACACAGATGAAACTTTGACTGGTAATCAAGAACTATCATTAACGAGAACCAAGCATGATAGTGCTACCATTGGACAATATTTCGTTGATACCCCCAacattgatattgaatttacaTCTGGTGAACGAAGTGgattattcaaatataattttcatACTGGTGATAAAGTTAACGTATTGGTTAACGCATCTCATCATTTATCAGCACCTAAACGACCACAATGGACTCAATATTTTGTAGAAGGATCtattaaaactaaaaacaagAATGGATATACTGGTCATACTACCATCAAAGGAGGTTGGGGTGATCAATCAGATTGGACAATTTATTTCTGTGGTGAATttaatgttgattttgCTGAAGTTTCCAGTTTTGCTAATGGACAAGTATCTTATAACACCAATCAAGCCAATTCAAGTAAAACTGATGATTCAATGGGATTAAGTTTCcaatttaataaacaaGATTTAAAGAACAATGAACTTATTAGCCGTGTTGGGATATCGTTTATTTCCACTGATAAAGCTTGttcaaatattgaagataaagattatgattttgattcaatgGTTCAAcataatcaacaacaatggaAAGATGAAGTATTCAAAAAGTTTACAGTTGAACACGACAATCAAACTGTTGTTGACGAATTTTACACCAACTTGTACGGTGTACATTTATTACCTTCTAATCGAACTGGTGAAAATCCAAATTGGGATAATCAAGACAATATAGTTTATTATGATGATTTCTTTACTATTTGGGATACATTTAGAACATTGAATCCattaatcaatataatcaacCCAACAAGAGGTTCtgaaattgttcaatcactttcaaatatttacaaaaacGATGGATATGCTCCAGATGCCCGTTCAGCAAATCAAAATGGTCGTGTTCAAGGTGGTACCAATTCTGATATTGTCATTGCTGATGCTTATGTGAAAAAAGTGTCACATAATGTTGATTGGAAATTAGCTTATGCATCAATGGTTAAAAATGCTGAAGTTGCTCCACCATATTGGTACGATCTGTATTCACCAACTGATTCTTCCAAGCAAGGTCGTGGTGCCTTGCCAGATTGGTTGAAATATGGATATATCACTCGAAACTATACTCGTTCTGTTAGTAGAACTGTTGAGTATGCATATGATGATTATGCAGTTTCAGTTTTGGCTAAAGATTTTGGCTCTTCAAATGATCACGATAAATACTTGAAGCGTTCAGCTAATTGGCAAAACCTTTGGAATTTCGATGCCTCTACAaaccattatcattataGTGGGTTTCTCCAACCAAAAAATGCCGATGGTTCATTTAATTATACCAATTATGATCCTTTGAATTGTTATGGATGTTATTGGGGTGATGATGAATACGAAGCTAAACCAATTGAATATGGTTGGTCAATGCTTTATGATATGGAAAcgttaattgaatttattaatcataATAACGATGACAAAAATAACGATACATCATTGGTTATTCAACGATTAGATGATATGTATTTATTACATGGAcatgaaaaaattgttgatgttggGAATGAGCCTAGTTTTTCTACACCTTATTTgtataatttcattaatcaacaatataGATCGGTGGAATTGGTCAGATATATCATGAACACATATTTCAAGACTGGTGAAAACGGATTGCCAGGTAATTCCGATGCTGGATCAATGCAATCCTGGGTGATATTTGCTATGATGGGAATTTATCCTGTTCCTGCTACCACTACATATTTGATCACATCTCCATTTGTATCAAGTTTGACGATCAATTTGGAAAACGGTACTCAATTCAAAGTAACGGCTAATAATTTATcggaaaaaaatatttatgtTCAATCAT
- a CDS encoding type II HSP40 co-chaperone, putative (Similar to S. cerevisiae SIS1): protein MVKDKKLYDLLGVDPSANDQEIKKAYRKAALKYHPDKPTGDTEKFKEISEAFDILSNADKREIYDNYGLDAARGNAPAGDTGNPFAGAGGAGGPQFNFRTGGPGGFRSSTFSDADAFNIFSQMGGFGMGDDHGFTFSSSGGGNPFGAAGFGGGRGGGMPGGFGGGRAQQRPEPDVVSMPLPVSLEDLYKGTTKKLKITRKNSNGTKEQKILEVNIKAGWKSGTKINFANEGDYQPECGARQTIQFVIEEKPNPIFKREGNNLKMNVTLSFKESLCGFDKDVTTLDGRRIPLSRSQPIQPGTTSTYPGLGMPISKSPGQRGDLEIVYKVDYPVSLTPAQKKAIQDNF, encoded by the coding sequence ATGGTCAAAGATAAGAAACTTTATGATTTATTAGGTGTTGATCCATCAGCCAATGatcaagaaataaaaaaagcaTATAGAAAAGCTGCATTGAAATATCATCCAGATAAACCTACTGGTGATACTGAGAAATTCAAAGAAATTTCTGAAGCATTTGATATATTATCCAATGCCGATAAGAGGGAGATTTATGATAATTATGGTTTAGATGCAGCTAGAGGGAATGCACCAGCTGGAGATACAGGGAATCCATTTGCTGGTGCTGGAGGAGCAGGAGGTcctcaattcaatttcagaACAGGAGGTCCTGGAGGATTCCGCTCAAGTACATTTTCTGATGCTGACGCATTCAATATCTTCTCACAAATGGGTGGTTTTGGTATGGGAGATGATCACGGATTCACATTTAGTTCCAGTGGTGGGGGTAATCCATTCGGGGCAGCTGGATTTGGTGGAGGTAGAGGCGGTGGAATGCCAGGAGGATTTGGTGGTGGAAGAGCACAACAAAGACCAGAGCCTGATGTTGTTTCTATGCCCTTGCCAGTTAGTTTGGAAGATTTGTATAAAGGTACTACTAAGAAATTAAAGATCACGAGAAAGAATTCTAATGGCAccaaagaacaaaaaattcttgaagTGAATATTAAAGCTGGTTGGAAATCAGGAACAAAGATTAATTTTGCCAATGAAGGTGATTATCAACCAGAATGTGGTGCAAGacaaacaattcaatttgtgaTTGAAGAGAAACCAAACCCAATATTCAAAAGAGAAGgcaataatttgaaaatgaacGTGACATTGTCGTTCAAAGAATCATTATGTGGATTTGACAAAGATGTGACAACATTGGACGGTAGAAGAATCCCATTATCCAGATCACAGCCAATACAACCAGGCACAACTTCGACATACCCTGGATTAGGTATGCCAATAAGTAAGAGTCCTGGACAAAGAGGTGATTTAGAAATTGTATATAAGGTGGACTATCCTGTTTCATTGACACCAGCTCAAAAGAAGGCTATCCAAGACAATTTCtaa
- a CDS encoding Cdc28 homologue, putative (Similar to S. cerevisiae CDC28), with product MVELSDYQRQEKVGEGTYGVVYKALDTKHNNRVVALKKIRLESEDEGVPSTAIREISLLKEMKDDNIVRLYDIIHSDSHKLYLVFEFLDLDLKKYMESIPQGVGLGANMIKRFMNQLIRGIKHCHSHRVLHRDLKPQNLLIDKEGNLKLADFGLARAFGVPLRAYTHEVVTLWYRAPEILLGGKQYSTGVDMWSVGCIFAEMCNRKPLFPGDSEIDEIFRIFRILGTPNEEIWPDVNYLPDFKPSFPQWKKKPLNEAVPSLDANGIDLLDQMLVYDPSRRISAKRALIHPYFNDNDDHDHNNYNEDNIRIDKHQNMQ from the coding sequence ATGGTAGAGTTATCTGATTATCAACGTCAAGAAAAAGTGGGAGAAGGAACCTATGGGGTTGTTTATAAAGCATTAGATACCAAACATAATAATAGAGTTGTTGCATTAAAGAAGATTCGATTAGAATCGGAGGATGAAGGTGTACCTAGTACCGCCATTAGAGAAATCtctttattaaaagaaatgaaagaCGATAATATAGTTCGGTTATATGATATCATTCATTCCGATTCtcataaattatatttagtatttgaatttttggatttagatttaaagaaatatatGGAAAGCATTCCTCAAGGAGTTGGACTAGGGGCTAATATGATAAAAAGATttatgaatcaattaattcgAGGTATTAAACATTGCCATTCTCATCGAGTTTTACATCGTGATTTGAAACCacaaaatttattaattgataaagaagGGAATTTAAAATTGGCTGATTTTGGATTGGCTCGAGCATTTGGGGTTCCGTTAAGAGCATATACCCATGAAGTTGTCACTTTATGGTATCGAGCCCCGGAAATTTTGTTAGGAGGGAAACAATATTCTACTGGTGTAGATATGTGGTCTGTGGGATGTATATTTGCCGAAATGTGTAATAGGAAACCATTATTCCCTGGGGATTCcgaaattgatgaaattttcCGAATTTTCCGAATTTTGGGGACCCCAAATGAAGAGATTTGGCCCGATGTCAACTATTTACCTGATTTCAAACCAAGTTTTCCTCAATGGAAGAAAAAACCATTGAATGAAGCCGTCCCCAGTTTGGATGCAAATGGAATTGATCTTTTGGATCAAATGTTGGTGTATGATCCAAGTAGAAGAATAAGTGCCAAACGTGCATTAATTCATCCTtattttaatgataatgatgatcatgatcacaacaattataatgaagataataTTAGAATCGACAAACACCAAAACATGCAATGA
- a CDS encoding serine/threonine-protein kinase, putative (Similar to S. cerevisiae SAT4) codes for MGVLGKIFSSSSNLTQLEHQSKQQPQQQQPQIKPLSKHSPPQPQPPPPTKTKPSTSNGTTVLDEDDEILSQVENDIVTPLRQIKQPQPQHPTSVTTPTVNSIRSNNSSPRLIKTRSVSPSNGLSSSTTSPMSLELLEDKLKNHQLTSPSGSSTQPVAISSNDKSSTSKPSPTVSRTSSFRKPPSRATSVKTRSNSVSSANLSGSSTNTNPVNNLPRFVMLESGNHEHHLRSAKRQEKLSNMLKDLLGAKKLRGEAKSAVPDIFQGAMQSSTSQLSQQQSQPQQPQSVKPPTLFAGLVNSVKNSTSPYHQPGTTDVVCSTPLSGASSSANGIDCRSFAEKYGRCQEVVGRGSFGVVRISHKKLDSTSTTEKLFAVKEFKRKPNESEKKYNRRLTSEFCISSSLKHTNIIDTLDLLKDAKGDYCEVMEFCSGGDLYTLIIAAGKLEYAEADCFFKQLIRGVNYMHDMGVAHRDLKPENLLLTQNGVLKITDFGNSECFKMAWENEIQYSDGICGSSPYIAPEEYNQESFDPRCVDIWSCGVIYMAMRTGRQLWKLADPKKDEFFEEYLVKRKESSGYEPIESLKRARCRNVIYSILDPKPERRITGKQILSSEWGREIKVCEAGEGHLNELGKQ; via the coding sequence ATGGGAGTATTGGGTAAGATATTTTCACTGTCAAGTAATTTGACTCAACTTGAACACCAActgaaacaacaaccacaacagcaacagccACAGATAAAACCACTACTGAAGCATTCgccaccacaaccacaaccaccacctccaaccaaaacaaaacctTCTACTTCTAATGGAACCACGGTGCTAGATGAAGACGATGAGATACTATCCCAGGTTGAGAACGATATTGTGACTCCATTACGACAAATCAAGCAACCTCAACCACAGCACCCAACTTCGGTCACCACCCCTACTGTAAACAGTATACGATCAAACAACTCGTCACCAAgattaattaaaacaagATCCGTATCACCTTCCAACGGCTTATCATCGTCAACTACTTCTCCAATGCTGTTGGAGTTATTAGAAGACAAATTGAAGAACCATCAATTGACGTCCCCTTCAGGATCTTCAACACAACCAGTGGCAATCTCCTCAAATGACAAATCATCAACTAGTAAACCTTCTCCAACAGTATCGCGTACATCATCTTTTAGAAAACCACCATCTAGAGCCACTTCAGTCAAGACCAGATCAAATTCGGTTTCATCGGCAAATTTATCAGGTTCTTCTACAAACACCAACCCTGTTAACAACTTGCCCAGATTTGTCATGCTAGAAAGTGGCAACCACGAACATCATTTAAGATCAGCAAAGCGTCAAGAAAAACTTTCCAACATGTTGAAAGATTTACTCGGAGCTAAAAAATTACGTGGAGAAGCCAAAAGTGCTGTACCGGACATCTTTCAAGGTGCAATGCAATCTTCAACTAGTCAATTactgcaacaacaactgcaacctcaacaaccacaatcAGTTAAACCACCAACATTATTTGCCGGTTTGGTCAATAGTGTCAAGAATAGCACTAGTCCATATCATCAACCAGGTACCACTGATGTAGTTTGCAGTACACCCCTTTCCGGTGCCAGCTCATCAGCTAATGGTATCGATTGCCGTTCATTTGCAGAAAAATATGGTAGATGTCAAGAAGTTGTCGGGCGTGGGTCCTTTGGTGTTGTTCGTATATCACATAAAAAGTTGGATTCAACATCAACTACAGAAAAATTGTTTGCTGTCAAAGAATTCAAAAGGAAACCCAACGAAAGCGAAAAGAAGTATAATCGTAGATTAACTTCAGAATTTTGTATTTCGTCATCATTAAAACATACGAATATTATTGACACTTTGgatttattgaaagatGCTAAAGGTGATTATTGTGAGGTTATGGAGTTTTGCTCCGGCGGTGACTTGTATACTTTAATTATAGCTGCAGGGAAGCTAGAGTATGCTGAAGCTGattgttttttcaaacagtTGATACGAGGGGTCAATTATATGCATGATATGGGAGTGGCACATCGAGATTTGAAGCCAGAGAATTTGTTATTGACTCAAAATGGGGTATTAAAAATTACTGATTTTGGAAACAGTGAATGCTTTAAGATGGCCTGGGAAAATGAAATCCAATACTCTGATGGTATATGTGGCTCCTCACCTTACATTGCCCCTGAAGAATATAATCAAGAATCATTTGATCCAAGATGTGTTGATATCTGGTCATGTGGAGTAATTTACATGGCAATGAGAACAGGAAGACAATTGTGGAAGTTGGCTGACCCTAAAAAGgatgaattttttgaagaatatttagttaaaagaaaagaatcaaGTGGGTATGAACCAATTGAGAGTTTGAAACGTGCTCGTTGTCGAAATGTGatttattctattttagACCCTAAACCTGAGAGAAGAATCACTGGGAAACAAATTTTAAGTAGTGAATGGGGTAGAGAAATTAAGGTTTGTGAAGCAGGTGAAGGtcatttaaatgaattggGAAAACAATAG
- a CDS encoding WD repeat-containing protein, putative (Similar to S. cerevisiae LST8), translating to MSVILASAGYDHTIRFWDALTGVCSRTIQHQESQVNRLEITSDKRFLAAAGNLYVKLYDIRQTGNSGNGTNGTTGTSTSTSSSNQNNSNNNPVMTFEGHKNNVTSLQFQADNKWMVTSSEDGTVKVWDVRSPSVQRNYKHQCPVNEVVIHPNQGELISCDQDGNIRVWDLGENSCTHHLIPEDDVPINSLSVASDGSMLVAGNNKGNCYVWKMQNQRDATVLTPVTKFRSHSKYITRVLLSTDMKHLATCSADHTARIWSTEQNFNLETTLQGHQRWVWDCAFSADSAYLVTACSDHYVRLWDLSNSETVRQYNGHHKGAVCVALNDV from the coding sequence ATGTCAGTCATATTAGCTTCAGCAGGGTATGATCATACCATACGATTTTGGGATGCCTTGACTGGAGTATGTTCAAGAACTATTCAACATCAGGAATCACAAGTGAATCGATTAGAAATAACATCCGATAAACGATTTTTGGCAGCAGCAGGGAATCTATATGTCAAATTATATGATATAAGACAGACAGGGAATTCTGGAAATGGAACAAATGGCACAACAGGTACTTCAACTTCAACGAGTtcatcaaatcaaaacaattctaataataaccCTGTGATGACGTTTGAAGGACACAAAAATAATGTCACTTCATTACAATTCCAAGCTGATAACAAATGGATGGTTACTTCACTGGAAGATGGAACGGTTAAAGTATGGGATGTGAGGTCACCATCAGTGCAAAGAAATTACAAACATCAATGTCCTGTTAATGAAGTTGTCATCCATCCAAATCAAGGTGAGTTAATAAGTTGTGACCAAGATGGTAATATTCGAGTGTGGGATTTAGGAGAAAACCTGTGTACCCATCATTTGATTCCTGAAGACGATGTGCCCATCAACTCATTATCAGTGGCCAGTGATGGATCCATGTTAGTTGCAGGAAACAATAAGGGGAATTGCTATGTATGGAAAATGCAAAACCAAAGAGACGCAACTGTTTTGACTCCAGTAACGAAATTTAGATCTCATCTGAAATATATAACGAGAGTGTTATTACTGACAGATATGAAACATTTGGCAACTTGTTCTGCTGATCATACGGCCAGAATTTGGTCAACAGaacaaaatttcaatttggaaACTACTTTACAAGGACATCAACGTTGGGTATGGGATTGTGCTTTTAGTGCTGATAGTGCATATTTGGTGACAGCGTGCTCTGACCATTATGTTAGATTGTGGGACTTGTCAAATAGTGAAACCGTGAGACAATATAATGGACATCATAAAGGTGCCGTATGTGTAGCATTAAATGATGTATAG